In Turicibacter sanguinis, a genomic segment contains:
- a CDS encoding ABC transporter ATP-binding protein — translation MLVLKNVNKEFHDIKAVSDLNLHLKKGEIYGLLGANGAGKTTTFRMILGLYDQTSGEITWNGHKINESTNDIIGYLPEERALLQKLTVKNQVSYLALLKGMKEQEIDKELDYWLEKFGIMEYKNKKIKELSKGNQQKIQFITAVIHKPELIILDEPFTGLDPINLEMMKTEIMNFKEQGKVIIFSSHRMEHIETLCDRLTILRKGQTVLQGNLKEIKKSYNARTILIQGNLTLDYLKAIPHVNEVTRVQDDWCLKIDNKEYVSTIFNALKPEHHIEKFLVCEPSLHEIFIEKVGQAYEE, via the coding sequence GTGCTAGTTTTAAAAAATGTAAATAAAGAGTTTCATGATATAAAAGCCGTATCAGACTTAAACCTGCATCTAAAAAAAGGTGAAATCTATGGATTACTCGGGGCAAATGGAGCAGGTAAAACCACAACATTTAGAATGATTTTAGGACTTTATGATCAAACCTCTGGTGAAATCACTTGGAATGGCCACAAAATCAATGAATCAACAAACGATATCATTGGGTACTTACCTGAAGAAAGAGCATTGCTACAAAAACTAACCGTTAAAAATCAAGTTTCTTATCTTGCTTTACTAAAAGGTATGAAAGAACAAGAAATTGATAAAGAACTTGATTATTGGCTCGAAAAATTTGGAATCATGGAATATAAAAACAAAAAAATTAAAGAACTTTCAAAAGGAAACCAACAAAAAATTCAATTTATTACCGCCGTTATTCATAAGCCAGAACTTATTATCCTAGATGAACCTTTTACAGGACTTGACCCAATCAATCTTGAAATGATGAAAACAGAAATAATGAACTTCAAAGAACAAGGTAAAGTGATTATATTCTCCTCTCATCGTATGGAACACATTGAAACATTATGTGATCGACTTACTATTTTGAGAAAAGGTCAAACTGTTTTACAAGGTAATCTAAAAGAAATAAAAAAATCATATAATGCTAGAACCATTCTGATTCAAGGAAATTTAACTCTTGATTATTTAAAAGCTATTCCACATGTTAATGAAGTCACACGTGTTCAAGATGATTGGTGTTTAAAAATCGATAATAAAGAGTATGTTTCAACAATTTTTAATGCTTTAAAACCTGAGCATCATATTGAAAAGTTTCTCGTGTGTGAACCTTCACTACATGAAATTTTCATAGAAAAGGTGGGACAAGCATATGAAG